In the genome of Coraliomargarita algicola, one region contains:
- a CDS encoding FMN-dependent NADH-azoreductase: protein MKNQTNLLVINGSARSSRSLSRMLTQRFLDSWHSAGLTGEITQRDVGKNPPPFISEEWIASAFTPEAERSEQDHRVLEYSDQAIAELSQADVIVIATPMYNYGLPAAVKAWFDQVIRVGKTFSFDLARGDTPLEPILSGKRLVTLSASGEFGFDPGGVRASMNHLHPHIQTMSKYLGVSQSWNVSIEYQEFGDERFEKSKHEAIEKIEPVVRELTRSFVQA from the coding sequence ATGAAGAATCAGACAAATCTCTTGGTGATCAACGGCAGCGCCCGTTCTTCACGCTCTCTTTCCAGAATGCTCACGCAAAGATTTCTAGACAGCTGGCACTCGGCTGGCCTCACCGGCGAAATCACACAACGAGATGTGGGCAAGAATCCACCTCCGTTCATCAGCGAAGAATGGATCGCGTCAGCCTTTACACCAGAGGCCGAACGAAGTGAGCAAGATCACCGAGTCCTGGAATATTCGGATCAAGCCATCGCCGAGCTATCGCAAGCGGATGTAATCGTCATCGCGACGCCGATGTATAACTATGGTCTACCCGCTGCGGTGAAGGCATGGTTCGATCAGGTCATCCGCGTAGGCAAAACCTTTTCATTTGATCTGGCGCGCGGAGATACGCCCTTGGAACCGATCTTATCAGGCAAGCGACTCGTTACGCTCTCCGCCTCCGGTGAGTTTGGTTTTGATCCGGGAGGTGTTCGTGCCTCCATGAACCACTTGCACCCCCACATCCAAACCATGTCGAAATACCTCGGAGTGTCCCAGTCATGGAATGTATCGATCGAGTATCAGGAATTTGGCGACGAACGATTCGAAAAGTCGAAACATGAAGCCATCGAAAAAATAGAACCCGTCGTTCGTGAACTGACCAGATCATTCGTGCAGGCATAG
- the nrfH gene encoding cytochrome c nitrite reductase small subunit, translated as MSKAPASPEQAYPPRRIFGMTLVGFALAIAAGSLLGLGGYTFKYGEGLSYFSKDPAACVNCHIMQPQFDSWQKASHHTVATCVDCHLPHDFIGKYIAKAENGYLHSKGFTLQDFPEPIVIRDKAARILQKNCILCHQDFLHELLSDATTAADSVQCVHCHRTVGHGERVGLGKFEDISQLTKERK; from the coding sequence ATGTCAAAAGCGCCTGCCAGCCCCGAGCAAGCGTATCCCCCGCGCCGCATCTTCGGTATGACGCTGGTAGGCTTCGCGCTGGCCATCGCAGCAGGCTCCCTACTTGGCTTGGGCGGTTACACCTTTAAATACGGAGAGGGACTGTCCTACTTCAGTAAAGATCCCGCGGCTTGTGTGAATTGCCATATCATGCAGCCACAGTTTGATTCATGGCAAAAAGCGAGCCATCACACCGTAGCCACCTGCGTGGACTGCCACCTACCACACGATTTCATCGGCAAATACATCGCTAAAGCGGAGAATGGCTACCTCCACTCGAAGGGCTTCACATTACAAGATTTCCCCGAACCAATCGTCATTCGTGATAAAGCGGCACGCATCCTACAGAAAAATTGCATTCTCTGTCATCAGGATTTCCTACACGAGCTCCTAAGCGATGCCACGACCGCAGCCGACTCGGTTCAATGCGTGCACTGTCACCGCACAGTAGGACACGGCGAACGCGTGGGACTCGGAAAATTCGAAGATATATCACAACTCACCAAGGAACGAAAATGA
- a CDS encoding ammonia-forming cytochrome c nitrite reductase subunit c552 has protein sequence MNASNPHRTRGATAYIITFLLATIAIALIAALLLNIFERKSEAKNPYIRLVEVDEDSTDPEQWGINWPKQYESYLLTAETTRTRFGGHGGSEALPEEKIDRDPWLKRMFKGYAFSIDYRDRRGHAYMLEDQEQTERLSKPQSGSCLHCHASIMPVYRELGDGDAMAGFEATHKMSYQELNKIVHDMGHGHPVSCVDCHDSATMKLRVTRPGFILGIQALAESDAPLPQMPSIERWRKGSRDQAYDPNRLASRTEMRSFACAQCHVEYYCSSAMPLEFPWSKGLRVEDQEAHWNATTFEDGKRFYDYIHTESGAEILKAQHPEFELWSQGIHSRAGVACADCHMPYQRDGATKVSDHWVRSPLLNVNRACQTCHHVEEKEILARVDAIQDRNFKLLQRGGTALMALLDAIADAKEAGATQAELKEALEFQRKAQWRLDFIAAENSMGFHAPQEAARILGEAADYARQGQVAALKAMATAKESASSTPQR, from the coding sequence ATGAATGCTTCCAACCCCCACCGCACTCGTGGCGCGACCGCCTATATAATTACCTTTCTATTGGCCACGATCGCCATCGCGCTCATCGCCGCACTGTTATTAAATATCTTCGAGCGCAAATCCGAAGCCAAGAACCCCTATATACGTCTGGTCGAAGTCGATGAGGACAGTACCGATCCCGAGCAATGGGGCATCAACTGGCCCAAACAATACGAAAGCTATCTACTCACCGCCGAGACCACCCGCACCCGCTTCGGCGGCCATGGCGGCAGCGAAGCCCTGCCAGAGGAAAAAATCGACCGTGATCCTTGGCTCAAGCGTATGTTTAAAGGCTACGCCTTTTCTATCGATTATCGCGATCGCCGCGGCCACGCCTACATGCTGGAAGACCAAGAACAGACCGAACGCCTTTCCAAACCACAAAGTGGCTCTTGCTTACACTGCCACGCATCCATCATGCCTGTCTATCGTGAACTCGGCGATGGCGATGCCATGGCAGGCTTTGAAGCAACACATAAAATGTCCTACCAAGAGCTGAATAAAATAGTCCACGACATGGGACACGGGCACCCAGTCAGTTGCGTAGATTGCCACGACTCCGCAACCATGAAACTACGCGTAACGCGCCCGGGATTTATTCTAGGCATTCAAGCACTCGCAGAGTCCGATGCTCCCTTGCCACAAATGCCTTCAATCGAGCGCTGGCGTAAAGGAAGTCGCGACCAAGCTTACGATCCCAACCGTTTGGCCAGTCGCACCGAAATGCGCTCATTTGCCTGCGCGCAATGTCACGTCGAATACTACTGCTCCAGTGCCATGCCGCTCGAATTTCCCTGGAGCAAAGGCCTGCGCGTTGAGGATCAAGAAGCGCACTGGAACGCAACCACCTTCGAAGATGGCAAACGTTTCTATGACTATATCCATACCGAGTCTGGCGCCGAAATTTTAAAAGCACAACACCCCGAATTTGAGCTCTGGTCGCAAGGCATTCACTCCCGTGCAGGCGTCGCTTGCGCCGATTGCCATATGCCCTACCAACGCGATGGCGCGACCAAGGTTTCTGATCACTGGGTACGTAGCCCACTACTCAACGTCAACCGTGCCTGCCAGACTTGTCACCACGTGGAAGAAAAAGAAATTTTGGCGCGCGTGGATGCCATTCAAGATCGTAACTTCAAACTACTCCAACGCGGCGGCACCGCATTGATGGCACTGCTCGACGCCATAGCCGACGCGAAGGAAGCCGGCGCAACTCAAGCTGAGCTCAAAGAGGCCCTTGAATTTCAACGTAAAGCACAGTGGCGCCTCGACTTCATCGCCGCCGAAAACTCAATGGGCTTCCATGCGCCTCAAGAAGCGGCCCGCATTCTAGGCGAAGCCGCCGACTATGCCCGCCAAGGCCAGGTCGCCGCCCTCAAAGCCATGGCGACTGCGAAAGAGTCAGCAAGTTCTACTCCGCAGCGCTAA
- a CDS encoding PAS domain S-box protein, producing MAAQSYIPGERSQNRWQLALECAEDGLWDWNALTNEAYYSPQWKAMIGYEDHELENRFSEWESRIHPDDLAITLERLRRHAEGETEAYVNEYRLRHKDGKYRWILGRGKVAQRDENGRPVRIVGTHTDVTARKEIEEAKLHAEEQLWSAFEHAASGMALVSTTGEFLRLNESFSRITGYSGPQLLSLTFQDITHPEDLDRDVGYLHQMVAGEIKYYEMEKRYFHQDGHIIWVHLAVSGVPNEHGLPKYFIAQIRDICAQKQYEVELHEARERAEAADRAKSSFLAMMSHEIRTPMNAIIGYADILADSGIDSEQRSFLETITSHSELLLNLINDILDFSKIEAGELTVETRAFDLHNCLQETVHLLRPRADENQIDLRDNFSSQLPRIVLGDEYRLRQILINLLGNAIKFTDRGNVTLKVWPDRDSGQVDQLVCAVSDTGIGISELQQEELFRPFSQADSSTTRRFGGTGLGLAICRKLVEAMGGEISVSSEVGKGSTFTFYLPLNAVDSEPLEPKYTADHRIMQGRRVLLLDGKGTLRKVLSCQLRRLGLIVSEHANIDSIQQAQEEEGSDLIIYGMDPDDVGLEVLDPLRDAEGQLPAPLILVSSYGCPSACLDLPVRILQNPIRQSQLLDALMETFVQQPPSVVEREPDFAERHPGQILVVEDNSANRDVLLRQLRKMGYAPDYVIDGERCLEALRAKHYDLVLMDLQMPRLNGLDTTQRIRQAEAQLMAHAPLKIQPLKIAAVTADAIKGDRERALQAGMDDYISKPVRPHSLRELLRRML from the coding sequence TTGGCAGCACAGTCTTATATTCCCGGGGAGCGGAGTCAGAATCGATGGCAACTCGCTCTGGAGTGTGCCGAGGATGGCTTGTGGGATTGGAATGCCCTGACCAATGAGGCGTATTATTCACCGCAGTGGAAAGCGATGATTGGCTACGAGGATCATGAGTTGGAAAATCGTTTTAGTGAGTGGGAGAGTCGTATACATCCAGACGATTTGGCGATTACACTGGAGCGTTTACGTCGGCATGCGGAGGGCGAAACAGAGGCCTATGTGAATGAATATCGTTTGCGGCATAAAGATGGGAAATACCGTTGGATTCTGGGGCGCGGTAAAGTTGCTCAGAGAGATGAAAATGGGCGGCCAGTGCGCATTGTCGGCACGCATACAGATGTGACTGCCCGCAAAGAGATTGAAGAGGCTAAGTTGCATGCAGAAGAGCAGTTGTGGAGTGCTTTTGAGCACGCAGCCAGTGGTATGGCCTTGGTCTCTACGACGGGGGAATTTCTTAGGCTCAATGAGTCTTTTTCAAGAATCACCGGCTATTCCGGGCCCCAGTTGCTCTCGCTTACTTTTCAGGATATCACGCATCCTGAGGATTTGGACCGCGATGTTGGATATTTACATCAGATGGTTGCGGGGGAGATTAAATATTATGAGATGGAAAAGCGTTATTTCCATCAGGACGGGCACATCATCTGGGTTCATTTGGCCGTGTCTGGGGTCCCGAATGAGCATGGATTGCCGAAGTATTTTATCGCACAAATACGAGATATATGTGCACAAAAGCAATATGAAGTGGAGTTGCATGAGGCGCGCGAACGAGCGGAAGCTGCCGACCGGGCTAAGAGTAGCTTTCTTGCGATGATGAGTCACGAAATTCGCACACCGATGAATGCGATCATCGGATATGCCGACATCCTAGCGGATTCAGGCATTGATTCGGAGCAACGCAGCTTTCTTGAAACGATTACTAGTCACAGTGAGCTTTTGTTGAATTTAATTAACGATATTCTGGACTTTTCTAAAATTGAAGCCGGTGAGCTTACCGTGGAGACGCGTGCTTTCGATCTTCACAACTGTTTGCAGGAGACTGTGCATTTGTTGCGTCCGCGTGCGGATGAGAATCAGATTGATTTACGGGATAATTTTTCCAGTCAGCTGCCCCGAATCGTGCTTGGTGATGAATATCGCTTGCGGCAGATTCTGATTAACCTGTTGGGGAATGCGATTAAGTTTACTGATCGCGGAAATGTGACTTTAAAGGTTTGGCCGGATCGGGATTCCGGGCAAGTCGATCAGCTGGTTTGTGCTGTGAGTGATACGGGGATTGGTATCAGTGAGTTGCAGCAAGAAGAGCTCTTTCGCCCTTTTAGCCAAGCCGATAGTTCCACGACTCGCCGTTTTGGAGGCACGGGACTAGGACTGGCAATCTGTCGTAAATTAGTGGAGGCGATGGGGGGCGAAATCAGTGTCTCCAGCGAAGTCGGTAAGGGGAGCACTTTCACTTTTTACCTGCCGCTGAATGCGGTCGATTCGGAGCCGCTCGAGCCTAAGTATACTGCCGACCATCGAATAATGCAGGGGAGGCGTGTGCTTCTATTAGATGGTAAAGGTACGCTACGTAAGGTTTTGTCCTGTCAGCTTCGTCGTCTTGGGCTGATCGTCAGCGAGCACGCCAATATCGACAGCATACAGCAGGCGCAGGAAGAAGAGGGCAGTGATTTAATTATATACGGAATGGATCCTGATGATGTTGGCTTGGAGGTGTTGGACCCGCTACGCGATGCTGAGGGGCAGCTACCTGCACCTTTAATTTTGGTCAGCTCGTATGGTTGCCCCAGTGCTTGCTTGGACTTACCTGTTCGTATTTTGCAGAATCCGATCCGCCAATCTCAGCTGCTGGACGCTCTAATGGAAACTTTTGTTCAGCAGCCGCCTAGTGTGGTCGAGCGTGAACCTGATTTTGCTGAGCGACATCCAGGGCAGATACTCGTCGTCGAGGACAATTCTGCCAATCGGGATGTGCTCCTCCGGCAGTTGAGGAAGATGGGCTATGCGCCGGACTATGTGATCGACGGTGAGCGTTGTCTTGAAGCACTCCGCGCCAAGCACTACGACCTCGTTCTGATGGATCTGCAAATGCCACGTTTGAATGGATTGGATACCACCCAACGCATTCGTCAGGCCGAGGCGCAGTTGATGGCGCACGCACCTCTTAAAATACAGCCGCTTAAAATTGCGGCTGTCACTGCAGACGCGATCAAAGGCGATCGCGAACGCGCGTTGCAAGCGGGCATGGATGATTATATTTCAAAGCCCGTGCGTCCGCACAGTCTCAGAGAGCTCCTCCGGCGGATGTTATAA
- a CDS encoding ArsR/SmtB family transcription factor — protein sequence MKAYTHPDLEQVSLPQVMQALSDPCRISIMQALMAEEELACNALPVTVAKATLSHHMAVLRDAGLILTRVEGTKCLNSVRMEAFEDYFPGLLDLLKAA from the coding sequence ATGAAAGCCTACACGCATCCAGACCTCGAACAAGTGTCACTCCCACAAGTGATGCAAGCGCTGTCAGATCCTTGTCGTATCTCCATCATGCAGGCTCTCATGGCGGAGGAGGAGCTCGCCTGTAATGCGCTACCGGTTACAGTGGCCAAGGCTACGTTATCGCATCATATGGCGGTGCTGCGCGATGCGGGCTTGATCTTGACTCGCGTGGAAGGCACTAAATGTCTTAATTCAGTGCGGATGGAGGCCTTCGAGGATTATTTCCCTGGCCTGCTGGACTTGTTGAAGGCCGCGTAA
- a CDS encoding alkene reductase translates to MTTAAQLSESKLLSPIQIGAWELSNRMIMAPLTRCRASEGRVPNAMMAEYYAQRASAGLIISEATSVDPMGVGYPDTPGIWSDEQVAGWKMVTEAVHAKGGTIVLQLWHVGRISDPIYLDGALPVAPSAIAAEGHVSLVRPIKAFETPRALELDEIAGIVEAYRKGAENAQLAGFDGVELHGANGYLLDQFLQDSTNKRTDEYGGPTENRARLMLEAVDAAISVWGADRVGLHIAPRCDSHDMGDSDPEATFGYVADAMKARGIAFIFARESQEAPRLGPKLKERFGGAFIANQQLDQTTAEALLAKGEADAIAWGQQFIANPDLVHRFEQGLALNEPRADHFYAGGAEGYTDYPFAE, encoded by the coding sequence ATGACAACAGCAGCCCAGCTCTCCGAATCCAAGCTCCTCAGCCCGATCCAAATCGGCGCTTGGGAATTAAGCAATCGTATGATCATGGCACCGCTCACCCGCTGCCGCGCCAGCGAAGGTCGCGTGCCAAATGCGATGATGGCCGAGTATTATGCACAGCGCGCCAGCGCAGGATTAATTATAAGTGAAGCCACATCAGTGGACCCCATGGGGGTCGGCTACCCCGACACACCGGGTATCTGGTCGGACGAGCAAGTCGCAGGCTGGAAGATGGTCACTGAGGCCGTGCACGCCAAGGGCGGAACAATAGTTTTACAGCTCTGGCATGTGGGCCGCATTTCGGACCCGATCTATTTAGATGGGGCGCTTCCAGTGGCCCCCAGCGCGATTGCCGCGGAGGGCCATGTCAGCCTAGTGCGTCCGATCAAGGCCTTTGAAACGCCGCGCGCCCTAGAACTGGATGAGATTGCCGGTATCGTCGAAGCCTATCGCAAAGGCGCTGAAAATGCCCAACTCGCCGGCTTCGATGGCGTGGAACTACACGGCGCCAACGGCTACCTATTGGATCAATTTTTACAGGATTCCACCAACAAACGGACCGATGAATACGGTGGCCCAACTGAAAATCGCGCGCGCTTGATGCTGGAAGCCGTGGATGCTGCGATTTCTGTTTGGGGTGCAGATCGCGTTGGCCTGCACATTGCACCACGCTGCGATTCACACGACATGGGCGACTCCGATCCCGAAGCAACTTTTGGCTACGTGGCCGATGCGATGAAAGCGCGTGGCATCGCGTTCATCTTTGCTCGCGAATCACAAGAGGCGCCACGACTCGGCCCCAAGCTCAAAGAGCGTTTTGGCGGTGCCTTTATCGCCAACCAACAATTGGATCAAACCACAGCGGAAGCACTTCTCGCAAAGGGTGAAGCCGATGCCATCGCATGGGGCCAACAGTTTATAGCCAACCCTGATTTAGTGCACCGCTTCGAGCAAGGCCTCGCACTGAATGAGCCCCGCGCAGATCACTTTTACGCAGGCGGCGCGGAAGGTTATACCGACTACCCCTTCGCAGAGTAA
- a CDS encoding VIT and VWA domain-containing protein — MKNKTRISTILRGRGLFSGLLCAVSSLLAVSQSYAAGILTPVNSADQAVEIQDHHVDVRITDGFARTLIQQTFSNPNPHEVEAIYAFPVPESASLSEITIHSGETVLEGEVIARAEAERIYQEEKAQGNDVGLGSKESYQRYEFRVFPIRPGVETQIEVVYYQPLKIDLGVGRYVYPIEEGGTDEESESFWTRNERVARSFSAEVSVRSSYPLDDLRVKGFPGTPVQEDANHYTWRFDSPGGTLNQDLVVYYRLAQDLPGRVDLLSYKPSDAEPGYFMLTLTPGVDLQPITQGTDYLFILDLSGSMNGKMATLTSGVEKALGKLRPEDRVHVVTFSDKARKLTRDWVTLSSDNAAGLIQQVSGLTAGGSTNLYDGLRLGLKQIDDDRPTSVVLITDAVTNQGSLDPADFHALLKQHDVRLFGFLMGNSANWPLMRAICDASDGFYSSVSNADDIVGKVLVAKEKIAYESLLDVDVKIDGVRTSELTKDFSGKVFRGQQLVTFGRYTQGGEAELRLQARKTTGDLDYQTRIQFLEQSVEYPELERLWAMSRIEQIELLQSIGKVSGQESKESIRDLGVAYQLVTDETSMIVMAEEGFQRHGIERNNQERIERERVAQSQRQTSVSSTRVDSKQPMFKMPAPRIGGGGGGGGAMGLEVIGIIVFLGAGALLRRR, encoded by the coding sequence ATGAAAAACAAAACACGAATATCTACAATACTCAGAGGCCGCGGCCTTTTCTCGGGATTGCTCTGTGCGGTCTCTAGCCTGTTGGCTGTTTCGCAATCATATGCGGCGGGCATCTTGACTCCGGTGAACTCCGCCGATCAGGCGGTCGAAATTCAGGATCACCATGTCGATGTGCGCATCACGGATGGCTTTGCTCGCACCTTGATTCAGCAGACTTTTAGTAATCCCAACCCGCACGAGGTGGAAGCGATTTACGCCTTTCCTGTGCCAGAGTCGGCCAGTCTTTCGGAGATCACGATTCACTCGGGCGAGACTGTGCTGGAGGGCGAAGTGATTGCGCGCGCCGAGGCTGAGCGGATCTACCAGGAGGAGAAGGCGCAAGGGAACGATGTCGGTCTCGGCTCGAAAGAAAGTTATCAACGCTATGAGTTTCGTGTCTTCCCGATTCGTCCCGGCGTGGAGACTCAGATCGAGGTGGTTTATTATCAGCCTTTAAAAATCGATCTTGGGGTCGGGCGCTATGTCTATCCGATCGAGGAGGGCGGCACCGATGAAGAGAGTGAATCGTTTTGGACGCGTAACGAGCGCGTGGCACGCTCTTTTTCGGCCGAGGTCTCGGTGCGTTCCAGCTACCCGCTGGATGACTTGCGCGTCAAAGGCTTTCCCGGCACTCCTGTGCAAGAGGACGCCAACCATTACACTTGGCGCTTCGACAGTCCGGGCGGCACGCTGAATCAGGATCTAGTGGTATATTATCGTTTGGCTCAAGACCTGCCAGGTCGTGTGGATTTGCTCAGTTACAAGCCCAGCGATGCCGAACCAGGTTACTTCATGTTGACGCTGACCCCCGGTGTGGATCTACAGCCGATCACCCAAGGCACGGACTATTTATTCATTCTCGATCTATCGGGCAGTATGAATGGTAAAATGGCCACGCTCACTTCTGGCGTGGAAAAAGCGCTCGGCAAATTGCGTCCTGAAGACCGTGTGCACGTCGTTACGTTCTCGGACAAGGCACGTAAACTCACGCGTGATTGGGTGACACTTTCATCGGACAATGCCGCTGGCCTGATTCAACAAGTGTCTGGGCTAACTGCGGGCGGCAGTACCAATCTCTACGACGGCCTGCGCCTCGGCTTGAAGCAAATTGATGACGACCGTCCGACCAGTGTGGTTTTGATTACCGACGCCGTGACGAATCAAGGCTCGCTCGATCCTGCGGACTTCCATGCCTTGCTCAAACAACATGATGTGCGTCTATTTGGCTTCTTGATGGGCAATAGTGCGAACTGGCCATTGATGCGTGCAATATGCGACGCCTCCGACGGTTTCTATTCCAGCGTTTCCAATGCCGATGACATCGTGGGTAAGGTCCTGGTCGCTAAAGAAAAGATCGCTTATGAGTCCTTGCTGGATGTCGACGTCAAGATCGACGGTGTCCGTACCAGCGAACTCACTAAGGACTTTAGCGGCAAAGTATTTCGCGGACAGCAACTCGTCACCTTTGGTCGTTACACACAAGGCGGTGAGGCTGAGTTGCGCTTGCAAGCTCGCAAAACCACTGGCGATTTGGATTACCAAACCCGCATTCAGTTTCTGGAGCAGAGCGTCGAGTATCCCGAACTCGAACGTCTGTGGGCCATGAGCCGGATTGAGCAGATCGAATTGCTACAAAGCATCGGAAAAGTTTCCGGGCAGGAGTCCAAAGAGAGCATTCGCGACCTCGGGGTGGCCTATCAATTGGTGACTGACGAGACTTCGATGATCGTGATGGCTGAAGAAGGCTTTCAACGCCATGGTATCGAGCGTAACAATCAAGAGCGTATCGAGCGCGAGCGAGTCGCACAATCCCAGCGCCAAACCAGTGTGAGCTCGACGCGTGTCGATAGCAAGCAACCCATGTTTAAAATGCCCGCTCCACGCATCGGCGGCGGTGGAGGCGGTGGCGGTGCCATGGGCTTGGAGGTGATTGGGATTATCGTATTCCTTGGAGCCGGCGCCTTATTGCGTCGTCGCTGA
- a CDS encoding sigma-54-dependent transcriptional regulator has product MTRSQIEYVLTEIRQLTFDNPFGPERAQRIERMLKQLGTPNGEAHPLQLASANFRKLLPWIRSTEQALLKQLATRPLPEAWKDRASCFAFFALYHEVANALDQLIRNRAADSHQNRQVYTKIQQGVAERHRLIEGMTDRIWNQPEHLFACFYQLRRAFHHIHHEIIGDSTPIQRLRMQVWESVFTKDMMSYQQWMYEAVGRFPTLILGPSGSGKEIVARAIGLSRFIPYQVKAGTFEASAPDSFHPVNLSALSETLIESELFGHRKGAFTGANQDRAGLFASAGAYGTVFLDEIGDVSESTQVKLLRLLQSGEYQAVGDNQTQHYSGKILAATHKDLHAEMQAGRFREDFFYRLCGDQVQTVSLNEILKDRPEELDNSVHYICRKLFGTDGAEQLSPRIVSTLQSQVPVDYDWPGNFRELEQAVRNIVVRNEYQAVRRPPSQSPTQQISQAYQRSSMTMAEWMQAYAKQAYQQLGSYKKAAERLQVDQRTIKKWVDS; this is encoded by the coding sequence ATGACTCGTTCCCAAATTGAATACGTGCTCACCGAGATCCGTCAACTCACCTTCGACAACCCCTTCGGTCCTGAGCGAGCGCAACGTATCGAGCGCATGCTCAAGCAGCTCGGCACGCCTAACGGTGAGGCACATCCACTGCAGCTCGCGTCTGCAAACTTCCGCAAGCTGCTACCATGGATACGCAGCACTGAACAAGCGCTCTTGAAACAGCTAGCGACGCGGCCACTGCCCGAGGCATGGAAAGATCGTGCGTCTTGTTTTGCCTTTTTCGCGCTCTACCACGAGGTCGCCAACGCACTCGACCAACTCATTCGCAACCGAGCCGCCGACAGTCATCAAAACCGACAAGTCTACACAAAGATCCAGCAAGGCGTAGCGGAGCGTCACCGCCTGATCGAGGGCATGACGGATCGTATCTGGAATCAGCCCGAGCACCTATTCGCCTGTTTCTATCAATTGCGCCGCGCCTTTCACCACATTCACCATGAGATCATCGGCGACAGCACGCCGATTCAGCGCCTACGGATGCAAGTGTGGGAAAGCGTCTTCACCAAGGACATGATGAGTTACCAACAGTGGATGTATGAAGCCGTCGGCCGCTTCCCCACCCTGATCCTCGGTCCCTCAGGCTCGGGTAAAGAAATCGTCGCACGCGCGATTGGCCTCTCGCGCTTCATTCCCTACCAAGTCAAAGCAGGCACATTCGAAGCCTCGGCCCCCGATAGTTTTCACCCCGTCAACCTATCCGCACTGTCAGAAACGCTGATCGAGTCGGAGTTATTCGGACACCGCAAAGGCGCGTTTACCGGTGCCAACCAAGACCGCGCGGGGCTCTTTGCTAGCGCAGGCGCCTACGGCACCGTGTTTTTGGATGAGATCGGCGACGTCAGCGAGTCCACACAGGTCAAACTACTGCGCCTGCTCCAATCCGGCGAATACCAAGCCGTGGGCGACAATCAGACACAACACTACTCGGGTAAAATACTAGCCGCGACGCACAAGGATCTACATGCCGAGATGCAGGCTGGGCGCTTCCGCGAAGACTTCTTTTACCGCCTCTGCGGCGATCAAGTGCAAACCGTCTCTTTAAATGAAATCCTGAAAGATCGCCCCGAAGAACTGGACAACTCCGTGCACTACATCTGTCGCAAATTATTTGGCACAGATGGGGCCGAGCAGCTCAGCCCACGCATCGTCAGCACCCTGCAAAGCCAAGTGCCAGTCGATTACGACTGGCCCGGCAACTTCCGCGAACTCGAGCAAGCGGTGCGCAACATCGTGGTCCGCAACGAGTATCAAGCAGTCAGGCGCCCGCCATCGCAGAGCCCCACACAGCAAATCAGCCAAGCCTATCAGCGCAGCAGTATGACCATGGCCGAATGGATGCAGGCCTATGCGAAGCAGGCCTACCAACAGCTCGGCAGCTACAAAAAGGCCGCCGAACGTCTGCAGGTCGACCAGCGCACAATCAAGAAATGGGTGGACTCATGA